A region from the Cannabis sativa cultivar Pink pepper isolate KNU-18-1 chromosome 9, ASM2916894v1, whole genome shotgun sequence genome encodes:
- the LOC115722249 gene encoding RAN GTPase-activating protein 2, protein MDATTMTSQNRPFSIKLWPPSQNTRQVLVERMINNLSTESIFTQKYGILNKEDAEDNAKYIEEKAFLTADQHHENEPDGDGGSAVQLYARECSKLLLQVLKGGSIKKDKENHIVSNETFFDISKGKRAFIEAEEVEKLLKPLQEPGNSYSKICFSNRSFGLEAAQVADPILASLKSQLKEVDLSDLVAGRPEAEALKVMNIFSEALEGSVLKSLNLSNNALGEKGVRAFGALLKSQSQLEELYLMNDGISEEAARAICELIPSTEKLKILHFHNNMTGDEGAVAISEVVKRSPLLEDFRCSSTRVGAEGGVALSEALATCTHLKKLDLRDNMFGVEGGIALSKTLSNHAYMTEVYLSYINMENEGAVAIANTLKESAPLLEVLDMAGNDITVEAAPALAACISSMKHLSKLNLSENELKDEGTIQIANALEGHSKLTEVDMSTNLIRRAGARLLAQIVVQKPGFKLLNINGNYISDEGIDEVKDIFKKTPDLLGPLDENDPEGEDADADDDDDNDNEEGGEDEDELGSKLKNLEVDEAD, encoded by the coding sequence ATGGATGCAACTACTATGACTTCACAAAATCGGCCATTTTCAATCAAACTGTGGCCTCCTAGCCAAAACACTAGGCAAGTCCTTGTGGAGCGGATGATAAACAATCTTTCAACTGAATCTATTTTCACTCAAAAGTATGGAATTCTGAACAAGGAAGATGCTGAAGACAATGCAAAGTACATTGAAGAGAAGGCATTTCTCACAGCAGATCAACATCACGAAAACGAGCCTGATGGTGATGGAGGTTCTGCGGTGCAGCTATACGCAAGAGAATGCAGTAAGCTTCTCCTACAAGTTCTCAAAGGAGGTTCTATTAAAAAGGACAAGGAAAATCATATTGTCTCCAATGAAACTTTTTTTGATATATCTAAAGGTAAACGAGCCTTTATTGAAGCTGAAGAGGTTGAAAAACTTCTAAAGCCATTACAGGAGCCAGGGAATTCTTATTCAAAGATTTGCTTCAGCAATAGAAGCTTTGGTTTAGAAGCAGCCCAAGTTGCTGACCCCATTTTGGCTTCACTTAAAAGCCAGTTGAAAGAAGTAGATCTATCAGATTTGGTTGCTGGGAGACCTGAGGCAGAAGCTCTGAAGGTGATGAATATATTTTCAGAAGCTTTGGAAGGCAGTGTTTTGAAGTCTCTGAATCTCTCAAACAATGCCTTGGGTGAGAAAGGTGTTAGAGCTTTCGGAGCGCTTCTTAAATCACAATCTCAGTTGGAGGAGCTCTATTTGATGAATGATGGAATCTCCGAAGAAGCTGCTCGAGCAATTTGTGAGTTGATTCCTTCTACGGAGAAACTTAAAATCCTTCATTTTCACAATAATATGACAGGAGATGAAGGAGCAGTGGCTATCTCTGAGGTTGTGAAACGCTCTCCTCTGTTGGAGGACTTTCGTTGCTCCTCTACGAGAGTTGGTGCCGAAGGAGGAGTGGCCTTATCTGAAGCTCTAGCTACGTGTACCCATTTAAAGAAGCTTGATTTGAGGGACAATATGTTTGGTGTGGAAGGTGGAATTGCATTGAGCAAAACACTGTCCAACCACGCATACATGACAGAAGTTTACTTGAGTTACATTAACATGGAAAATGAGGGTGCAGTTGCTATAGCCAACACTCTCAAGGAATCAGCTCCTTTACTTGAAGTTTTGGATATGGCTGGTAATGACATAACTGTTGAAGCTGCTCCTGCCCTTGCAGCTTGTATATCTTCGATGAAGCATCTCAGTAAGCTGAACTTGTCTGAAAATGAACTCAAAGATGAAGGTACTATTCAGATAGCCAATGCATTAGAAGGTCACTCAAAGTTGACTGAAGTTGATATGAGTACTAACTTAATAAGAAGAGCTGGGGCTCGTCTTTTGGCTCAGATTGTGGTCCAAAAGCCTGGTTTCAAGTTGTTGAACATCAATGGAAATTACATCTCTGATGAAGGGATTGATGAGGTGAAGGATATTTTCAAGAAAACTCCTGATCTTCTTGGTCCTTTGGATGAGAATGATCCTGAGGGAGAAGATGCTgatgctgatgatgatgatgataatgataatgAAGAAGGTGGTGAGGATGAAGATGAATTAGGATCAAAGCTGAAAAACCTTGAAGTTGATGAAGCGGACTAG